A region of uncultured Fibrobacter sp. DNA encodes the following proteins:
- a CDS encoding adenylate/guanylate cyclase domain-containing protein yields the protein MAITRLTQRKCKAICFYISSWVLVTLCTTLLFMYGSGNGINPGRILFMLQLSLFTGLSHSIYDVMILQDEMDQRPVVTALLIRSCFFLASICANLTLCILIWEIDKSEGLINENSLKQVLHFFKQPSNHILIFALFLLGHLITFVRSVHKKFGTRVFINTLLGKYQDPKEEDLIFMFIDMKHSTAIAEELGHVKYSNFIRDYYRLLSNCCEENHGEIYQIAGDGVFLTWKTKDCRRRARPLECFHDFAECMQRTRSKFLKRYGVSPSFKAAAHCGKVISTEVGNFGSEMAYHGDVLNTTSRIQTLCSKLGQDFLISEDLFAKLPLPLPHGFLCIKAGFFELRGKKNGILIFSLHQPLT from the coding sequence ATGGCCATTACACGACTGACGCAACGCAAATGCAAGGCAATCTGCTTTTATATCAGTAGCTGGGTTCTGGTAACCCTGTGCACGACCCTTTTGTTCATGTACGGCTCCGGCAACGGCATCAATCCGGGCAGGATCCTGTTCATGCTGCAACTATCCCTTTTCACCGGGCTTTCGCATTCCATTTACGACGTCATGATCTTGCAAGACGAAATGGACCAGAGGCCGGTCGTTACGGCCCTGCTCATCCGCTCCTGTTTTTTCCTCGCAAGCATCTGCGCAAACCTCACCTTATGCATTCTCATTTGGGAAATCGACAAGAGCGAAGGACTCATTAACGAAAACTCGCTAAAACAGGTGCTCCACTTTTTCAAGCAGCCGAGCAACCACATCCTGATATTTGCGCTATTCCTTCTCGGGCACCTGATTACCTTCGTGCGCTCCGTCCACAAGAAATTCGGCACGCGAGTTTTTATCAACACGCTACTCGGCAAGTACCAGGACCCCAAGGAAGAAGACCTGATTTTCATGTTTATCGACATGAAACATTCTACGGCCATCGCCGAAGAACTGGGCCACGTGAAATACAGCAACTTTATCCGCGACTACTACAGGCTCCTTTCCAACTGCTGCGAAGAAAACCACGGCGAGATTTACCAGATTGCAGGCGACGGAGTGTTCCTGACCTGGAAAACGAAGGACTGCCGTCGCAGGGCACGCCCCCTGGAATGTTTCCACGACTTCGCCGAATGCATGCAGCGCACCAGGAGCAAGTTCCTGAAACGCTACGGGGTAAGCCCCTCGTTCAAGGCGGCCGCCCACTGCGGCAAGGTAATTTCGACCGAGGTCGGCAACTTCGGGAGCGAAATGGCTTACCACGGCGATGTCCTGAACACGACCTCCCGCATTCAGACGCTCTGCTCCAAGCTCGGGCAGGATTTCCTTATCTCGGAAGACCTTTTCGCAAAACTTCCGCTGCCGCTCCCACACGGATTCCTGTGCATTAAAGCCGGGTTTTTCGAGCTGAGAGGAAAAAAGAACGGAATTTTGATTTTTTCTTTGCACCAACCCTTGACATAG
- a CDS encoding FISUMP domain-containing protein, whose amino-acid sequence MKIFDKLNLKNRALLGGLSLLAALLVSCSSGSSSSSDVYDETSSESSSESGKSSSSRLAEGPVTDADVLDVNDYDNSDETSVTDPTSDTKYSIVKLGIYMWLGEDVNKVTTDVKNTCYEYDESLCPKYKRFYMAENAESVCPEGFRLPSIYEWKQFLAEKKIKVLGGQCTKRDTLECFGLDSSARYLARYDSAVTIEADGSVSYSAASPREFYHIRCVKRKSIVSDLSDLPKCDKNSDYGTLFVGAEDVGYACRDGEWKQSLSRSCLPEEAKTLVAIHDSLLYACIDGDWTLASIQDVDEKCTSKNLEREILLNGKRYACTDTGWMLLKFPGSELGYCSESTLGKTAMALHDSIYYHCDSTGWRIASLNEILGTCDSTRYGRSKSSRGEKFVCRFGSWDRFSDVEEKLGICTAEHAGEAFIYEGNFYVCDTSRLAWRIDDALLHIGKCDSTRYFDTVVVGDVIYLCNDYNRWQKTSAKNGKYYLCTSKNLGKIKDIEGDNFICKKNSSNEYVFDYATSLELKFGYCPQADTSHVVSGDSVYYCYNGNWKYYGKYVPRDTVSKDTVVKDTVKKDTVRKYPIADIPECNYYTRDSVFFTGLTEYKCMVSNENYYWRLYSEDSVLNQKGYWVETITLGTQTWYCYTRDKFTWYIATGTDVSHYVPPVEPTCAEGFHIPSVADWKKLFNTMNANVPGGDALWYFANKPGIPRNFGLELYRVDAYWASDEVDASNARCVKVKESSYSFDTCRKGDHLFTICVSD is encoded by the coding sequence ATGAAAATTTTTGATAAATTAAATTTGAAGAACAGAGCCTTACTGGGCGGCCTCTCTCTCTTGGCGGCACTCCTTGTCTCCTGTAGTTCCGGTTCCAGTTCGTCTTCCGATGTGTATGACGAAACCTCGTCGGAATCATCTTCGGAATCTGGGAAGTCTTCTAGTTCACGATTGGCGGAAGGCCCCGTTACGGATGCCGATGTCCTGGATGTGAACGATTATGACAACAGCGATGAGACTTCGGTGACGGATCCCACATCCGACACGAAATACTCCATCGTTAAGCTTGGAATATACATGTGGCTTGGCGAGGATGTTAACAAGGTGACGACCGACGTAAAGAACACCTGTTACGAATACGATGAAAGTCTGTGCCCCAAGTACAAGAGATTTTATATGGCAGAAAACGCGGAGAGCGTGTGCCCCGAGGGGTTCCGCTTGCCGTCCATATACGAATGGAAACAGTTCCTTGCCGAAAAGAAAATCAAGGTCCTTGGCGGACAATGCACCAAGAGGGATACTTTGGAATGTTTCGGCCTCGATTCCTCGGCGAGATACCTAGCCCGCTACGATTCTGCCGTTACCATTGAGGCGGATGGCTCGGTGAGCTATTCGGCGGCCTCTCCCAGGGAATTTTACCATATCCGTTGCGTAAAGCGCAAGTCGATTGTGTCCGATTTATCGGACCTTCCGAAATGCGATAAGAATAGCGATTATGGTACGTTGTTTGTGGGTGCCGAGGACGTTGGTTATGCATGTCGTGACGGGGAATGGAAACAGTCGCTTTCCAGGTCTTGCCTTCCCGAAGAGGCTAAAACCCTGGTAGCCATTCACGACTCGTTGCTGTATGCCTGTATTGATGGTGACTGGACCTTGGCCTCGATTCAGGACGTGGATGAAAAATGCACTTCGAAAAACTTGGAACGTGAAATCCTGCTGAATGGCAAGCGGTATGCCTGTACCGATACCGGCTGGATGCTCCTGAAATTCCCTGGCTCGGAATTGGGCTACTGTTCGGAGTCGACTTTGGGAAAGACCGCCATGGCCCTGCACGACAGTATTTATTACCATTGCGATTCCACGGGTTGGCGTATAGCGAGTCTCAATGAAATTCTGGGAACGTGCGATTCTACGAGGTATGGTCGTAGCAAGAGCAGTCGAGGAGAAAAGTTTGTATGCCGTTTCGGTTCTTGGGACCGGTTCTCGGATGTCGAGGAAAAACTCGGTATATGCACTGCTGAACATGCCGGTGAGGCTTTCATATACGAAGGCAACTTTTATGTGTGTGATACGTCTAGGCTTGCCTGGCGAATCGATGACGCACTTTTGCATATAGGAAAATGCGACAGTACCCGCTATTTCGATACGGTCGTGGTCGGAGATGTCATTTACCTGTGCAACGACTATAACCGCTGGCAGAAGACTTCTGCGAAGAACGGAAAGTATTACCTGTGTACCTCGAAAAATCTGGGCAAGATAAAGGATATAGAAGGCGACAACTTTATTTGCAAAAAGAATAGCAGCAACGAGTACGTATTTGACTATGCCACGAGCCTGGAATTAAAATTCGGCTATTGCCCGCAGGCGGACACCTCTCATGTCGTAAGCGGCGATTCCGTGTATTACTGTTACAACGGAAACTGGAAGTACTACGGGAAATATGTTCCTAGGGATACGGTCTCCAAGGACACGGTTGTGAAGGATACCGTGAAAAAGGATACGGTTCGTAAGTATCCGATAGCTGATATACCGGAGTGTAATTACTATACGCGTGATTCCGTTTTCTTCACCGGACTGACGGAGTATAAATGCATGGTCAGTAATGAAAATTACTACTGGAGACTATATTCGGAAGATTCTGTCCTGAACCAAAAGGGCTATTGGGTGGAAACAATTACTTTAGGGACGCAAACCTGGTACTGCTATACGAGGGATAAGTTCACTTGGTATATTGCAACGGGGACGGATGTCTCGCATTATGTACCCCCTGTAGAACCTACGTGCGCAGAAGGATTCCATATACCCTCGGTTGCGGACTGGAAAAAACTTTTCAACACGATGAATGCAAATGTCCCTGGAGGCGATGCTCTTTGGTACTTTGCGAATAAGCCGGGTATTCCTAGAAATTTCGGCCTTGAACTTTATCGGGTCGATGCGTATTGGGCGTCTGACGAGGTGGACGCAAGTAATGCAAGGTGTGTTAAAGTGAAGGAATCGTCGTATTCCTTTGATACATGCAGGAAGGGCGATCATTTATTTACGATTTGCGTCAGTGATTAA
- a CDS encoding POTRA domain-containing protein, producing MSEMSESYMVENKIHKVKVEGTVHMDDRAVLSRIGIRDGQSYSPTALTEKVQSSVTSLYKSGLFDDVTAWIDYVGDGTDVDLIFKIKELPALDTAVFEGPDEISEEDLKLKVRLIPGQVYSRSQLERDRQAILDYYRTEGYLLAEVGYRETPVDENKNMVTFIVREGEKVKVRQFDIQGNDHVPAEDIMEHMVTKLDQWWGGGEFKENIFEADRDTVLNAIRHFGYLDAELTEYSAEYLPDSTCLFYMGRMVPMGENLDALYKQLNLALGDSATPLYKMAGKPTMQVTHIFRKHREVGEMPWVTRPKVTVKTEEDAWKMLNDIIRYESARKELLEIVDGRKWKNAKIDSLRKIKKRSTYQEKLLVRYMIEDMFPALNKYDNIKTSSAILVHIHMIEGRKYYMGGLHFSGNEVLNDKMLAYAFRLDSGEVFDQYKYDASRKALLDAYREDGYLFAQYEETRTFENDSIVNLSYKMTEGLPAQIHKVHIHGNTKTNEKVIRREVRLYPGDTYRQSLLERSFREIMQLNYFDMVVPDIKVVGEQDVDLDFTVQEKEAGTGQFSLGVSYSESDGVVGTASVSIPNCCMGNGQAASFSVEYGMDKKSASVSFQEPWFLDKPITLGTSLSYSWWNMSKYDDPDITRYGGSVYLGKRLKWPDDYFYGQIGYSWLMNKQGPNIDDSYVVYTGVESALNFRLLRDDKNLPQFPTEGSRYVLDVQWADDVLFSDFSFVKTELTIKWWFPLFRDRLTIALTNQYGVIFGDQLQYRTLYNMGGVMGYEGMMRGYSSGSIGYRRLGRSYQYTGAELQLGLVPQTFYLLPFFFDAGNVFGERYNPRTKVPKPSRSPLSEWDPTSLKKDIGFGFRVIVPMLGIIGFDFAWPLDVGETYSGTQRTEVGDMQFNFVIGQGF from the coding sequence ATGTCCGAAATGTCCGAAAGCTACATGGTCGAAAATAAGATCCATAAGGTCAAGGTCGAAGGAACTGTCCACATGGACGACCGTGCTGTCCTTAGCCGAATCGGTATTCGCGATGGACAGAGCTATTCCCCGACGGCCCTCACCGAAAAGGTGCAGTCTTCGGTGACTTCCCTCTACAAGTCCGGTCTTTTTGACGATGTGACAGCCTGGATTGACTATGTGGGCGATGGCACCGATGTGGACCTCATTTTCAAGATCAAGGAGCTTCCCGCCTTGGATACCGCCGTATTCGAAGGCCCCGACGAAATTTCCGAAGAAGACCTGAAACTGAAGGTTCGCCTGATTCCGGGCCAGGTCTACAGCAGGAGCCAGTTGGAACGCGACCGTCAGGCTATCCTGGATTATTACCGTACCGAAGGCTATCTGCTTGCCGAGGTGGGCTATCGCGAAACGCCGGTCGACGAAAACAAGAACATGGTGACCTTCATTGTCCGCGAGGGTGAAAAGGTCAAGGTTCGTCAGTTCGATATTCAGGGCAACGATCACGTGCCTGCCGAAGACATCATGGAACACATGGTGACAAAGCTCGACCAGTGGTGGGGCGGCGGCGAATTCAAGGAAAATATCTTCGAGGCGGACCGCGACACCGTGTTGAACGCTATACGCCATTTTGGCTACCTGGACGCCGAACTTACCGAATACAGTGCCGAATACCTGCCGGACTCCACGTGCCTGTTCTATATGGGCCGAATGGTCCCGATGGGTGAAAACCTGGATGCCCTCTACAAGCAGCTGAACCTTGCTTTGGGCGATTCCGCGACGCCGCTTTACAAGATGGCGGGCAAGCCGACAATGCAGGTGACGCATATTTTCCGCAAGCACCGCGAGGTGGGCGAAATGCCCTGGGTGACTAGACCGAAGGTCACGGTCAAGACCGAAGAGGATGCCTGGAAAATGTTGAACGACATTATCCGCTACGAAAGTGCCCGCAAGGAATTGCTCGAAATCGTAGATGGTCGCAAGTGGAAAAACGCGAAAATCGATTCTCTCCGCAAGATCAAGAAACGCTCGACTTACCAGGAAAAGCTTCTGGTGCGCTACATGATCGAAGATATGTTCCCGGCGCTGAACAAGTATGACAACATCAAGACTTCGAGCGCTATCCTGGTTCATATCCACATGATCGAAGGCCGCAAGTACTATATGGGAGGTCTCCATTTCTCGGGGAACGAAGTGCTGAACGACAAGATGCTTGCCTATGCCTTCCGCCTCGACAGTGGCGAAGTCTTTGACCAGTACAAGTACGACGCTTCCCGCAAGGCGCTTCTGGATGCCTATCGCGAAGATGGCTACCTGTTCGCGCAGTACGAAGAAACCCGTACTTTCGAAAATGACTCGATTGTGAACCTGTCCTACAAGATGACCGAAGGTCTCCCGGCTCAGATTCACAAGGTGCATATCCACGGCAATACCAAGACGAACGAAAAGGTGATCCGCCGCGAAGTCCGCCTGTATCCGGGCGACACGTATCGCCAGTCCCTGTTGGAACGTAGCTTCCGCGAAATCATGCAGCTCAACTACTTCGACATGGTCGTGCCCGACATCAAGGTGGTGGGCGAGCAGGACGTGGACCTCGACTTTACCGTGCAGGAAAAGGAAGCGGGAACAGGTCAGTTTAGCCTGGGTGTTTCCTATAGTGAAAGCGATGGTGTCGTGGGTACGGCAAGCGTGTCGATTCCGAACTGCTGTATGGGTAACGGCCAGGCCGCCTCGTTCAGCGTGGAATACGGTATGGACAAGAAGAGCGCCTCGGTGAGCTTCCAGGAACCCTGGTTCCTCGACAAGCCGATTACCTTGGGTACAAGCCTCAGTTATTCCTGGTGGAACATGTCCAAGTACGACGACCCCGACATTACCCGTTACGGTGGCTCGGTCTACCTGGGTAAGCGCCTCAAGTGGCCCGATGACTACTTCTACGGACAGATCGGTTACAGCTGGCTCATGAACAAGCAGGGCCCCAACATTGACGACAGCTACGTTGTCTATACCGGTGTGGAATCTGCCTTGAACTTCCGCTTGCTCCGCGACGACAAGAACCTGCCGCAGTTCCCGACCGAAGGTTCTCGCTATGTGCTTGACGTGCAGTGGGCCGACGATGTGCTGTTCAGCGACTTTAGTTTCGTGAAGACCGAACTGACGATCAAGTGGTGGTTCCCGCTGTTCCGCGACCGCCTGACAATTGCGCTCACCAACCAGTACGGCGTTATCTTCGGCGATCAGCTGCAGTACCGTACGCTCTACAACATGGGTGGCGTGATGGGTTACGAAGGCATGATGCGTGGATATAGCTCGGGCTCTATCGGATATCGTCGCCTGGGTCGTAGCTACCAGTACACGGGTGCCGAACTCCAGCTCGGCCTTGTGCCGCAGACCTTCTACCTGTTGCCGTTCTTCTTTGATGCTGGTAACGTGTTCGGTGAACGCTACAATCCGCGCACCAAGGTCCCGAAGCCGAGCCGTAGCCCGCTCAGCGAATGGGATCCGACGAGCCTCAAGAAGGATATCGGTTTCGGTTTCCGCGTGATTGTGCCGATGCTCGGTATTATCGGCTTCGACTTTGCATGGCCTTTGGATGTGGGTGAAACCTATAGTGGAACGCAGCGTACCGAAGTGGGCGACATGCAGTTCAACTTTGTCATAGGCCAGGGCTTCTAA
- a CDS encoding OmpH family outer membrane protein — protein MMFRKLIILLSLVFATVSFAEDGLRIAHVDSKLIFDGYKGTKKAQEEYDRQVAKWEQQGNLLQKELSAIKEKLDKQVLMLSDEKKRELEAEYNKKDIELKNFIDRVYGRKGELISENEKVSAPIIQLIRKAINEIALQEGYDMVVDRATGAVVFWKKENDLTQKVLDYLNNR, from the coding sequence ATGATGTTTCGAAAACTGATTATACTCCTTTCTCTGGTTTTTGCGACCGTGTCGTTTGCCGAAGACGGCCTGCGCATTGCGCATGTGGATTCCAAGCTGATCTTTGACGGCTACAAGGGGACCAAAAAGGCGCAGGAAGAATACGACCGCCAGGTGGCCAAGTGGGAACAGCAGGGCAACTTGCTGCAGAAGGAACTTTCTGCGATCAAGGAAAAGCTCGACAAGCAGGTGCTGATGCTTTCCGACGAAAAGAAACGCGAACTTGAGGCGGAGTACAACAAGAAGGATATTGAACTCAAGAATTTTATCGACCGTGTGTATGGCCGTAAGGGTGAGCTGATTTCTGAAAACGAGAAGGTGAGCGCCCCGATTATCCAGCTGATTCGAAAGGCGATCAACGAAATCGCCCTGCAGGAAGGCTACGACATGGTGGTGGACCGTGCAACCGGTGCCGTCGTGTTTTGGAAAAAGGAAAATGACCTCACCCAGAAGGTCCTGGATTACCTGAACAATCGATAG
- a CDS encoding FISUMP domain-containing protein gives MMKYFYGAVLCLFLGACGSSGSGSDNVNQEEIPESSSDSLDSLQNVEDDDPVDSIPDSYIKDVAVDFELIQEEGSSFRDNFEAVQVGRYRWMTSNVSKNEMVTTNMCYGDSASNCDLYGRLFKYVYAGDACPNSYHVPTKEDWFNLMSLRLKYPDLDTMLNLSYGGFCSNVFGSTTCSGIDTDAYYLTADSLVAHVKKGSKGVSFSKFSMNDYYSLRCVGYVDIVENLKDLPTCNESSAQWLDRFYVVKKKSNYYCTGSRWVDDFTDDCDKSQKNVYVTFNDSAYVCKNGYWQLASINDSRTPCTEDIDSSLIVFNGIHYACEDRLWRKFSEVEDSLGYCSGKRFFKLDSLVKGDSYAVYVCDALGWRSAKKFDYLGYCGEEQYRKIDTLKMEKDTSVYFCDSTGWRLAENTDYLRECNAKNYGKVASLKLENDTLVYACDSSGWRYAVIEDVYGVCDSAGTYKIASFGGRNYVCRDSDWDDFTSLENALGICTPKRQGVIDTVPDGYDYICDLENWRRTKKDDYLGTCTAKRDGEMRRYDGYGYICRDSVWRQLSKLESELGLCESSNLGKLKLTDTGIDYICTESGWKTASLSEVMGECNAKNEGKLGTYGGIKYYCNGAKWLLEGGLTELGQCLISRMGTLKKLDGISYVCDSSGWRSPRSRETVIGTCTAKNQDSVKVKNDSAFVCKNGYWSMVSVSEYLGACTSSNEGEVKSYAKKDFVCSDTRTWRELNEFESRNGVCAPSVYGTIIQEDSRYYYCYGAKWKQVSTAFGKMGSCSLTDTSTYIRPDSVYFCSKGNWIYLSPANYLGECNSATPQQKLYGSIVYYCDTTASANWFKLTAKDSVQGYCRTSLLGKSMTYKDSLFICTGKWNPKSWTPATEKEFLTVCDENRDGETFFNGFNKSKCVNGEIQCLDQKMMTDSRDGQVYKYVELKSGEVWMSEDMRYNGVDSAWCMGELNVPCESGMHYTYAASRKACPAGWHIPSKDEFMYLHQIMRDVSSVYNNGDYSYVYGLSMLSNAFIQFYRMNGIEPRARYIDHKVKSYWTSADTMEYYSFTDRLYYTFEEEPIGNYVPQETSFKILGLSVRCKKD, from the coding sequence ATGATGAAGTACTTTTATGGTGCGGTTCTGTGTCTTTTTTTGGGGGCTTGTGGAAGTTCGGGGTCGGGAAGTGACAATGTCAATCAAGAGGAAATTCCCGAAAGCTCTTCCGATTCTCTCGACAGCCTCCAGAATGTTGAAGACGACGATCCGGTAGATTCGATTCCTGATAGCTATATCAAGGATGTGGCTGTGGATTTTGAACTGATCCAGGAAGAGGGTAGCTCCTTCAGGGATAATTTTGAAGCCGTTCAGGTGGGCAGGTACCGCTGGATGACATCGAACGTTTCCAAGAATGAAATGGTGACGACCAATATGTGCTATGGGGATAGCGCCTCCAATTGCGATTTGTATGGTCGCCTGTTCAAGTATGTTTATGCCGGGGATGCTTGCCCCAATTCCTACCATGTTCCCACTAAGGAAGACTGGTTTAATCTGATGAGCTTGCGCTTGAAGTATCCCGATCTGGATACCATGCTCAATCTTTCTTACGGTGGTTTCTGTTCGAACGTTTTTGGATCTACCACCTGTTCCGGGATAGATACCGACGCCTACTACCTGACGGCGGATAGCCTGGTGGCGCACGTTAAGAAGGGAAGCAAGGGCGTTTCGTTCTCTAAATTCAGCATGAACGATTACTACAGTCTTCGCTGTGTTGGCTATGTGGATATCGTCGAAAATCTCAAGGATCTGCCGACGTGTAATGAGAGTAGCGCTCAATGGCTGGACAGGTTCTATGTGGTAAAGAAGAAAAGCAACTACTATTGCACGGGGAGCCGGTGGGTTGACGATTTTACGGATGATTGCGACAAGTCGCAGAAGAATGTCTACGTGACGTTCAACGACTCCGCATACGTTTGCAAGAATGGTTACTGGCAACTGGCGAGTATCAACGATTCCAGAACCCCCTGCACCGAAGATATCGACAGCAGCTTGATTGTATTTAACGGAATCCATTACGCCTGTGAAGACCGCCTTTGGCGTAAGTTCAGCGAGGTCGAAGATTCCCTGGGGTATTGCAGTGGAAAGCGTTTCTTCAAGTTGGATTCCCTTGTCAAGGGGGATTCCTACGCGGTGTATGTCTGCGATGCCTTGGGCTGGCGCAGTGCCAAGAAGTTCGATTACCTGGGCTATTGTGGCGAGGAACAGTACCGAAAAATCGACACGCTCAAGATGGAAAAAGATACGTCGGTCTATTTCTGCGACAGTACGGGATGGCGCCTTGCTGAAAATACGGATTATCTGAGAGAATGCAATGCGAAAAACTATGGAAAGGTCGCGTCGTTGAAACTTGAAAATGACACCCTGGTATACGCCTGCGATTCTAGTGGCTGGCGCTATGCCGTCATCGAAGATGTTTATGGCGTATGCGATAGTGCGGGGACTTACAAGATAGCCTCTTTCGGGGGAAGGAACTATGTTTGCCGCGACAGCGACTGGGATGATTTTACTTCCCTTGAAAACGCTCTTGGAATATGCACTCCCAAACGGCAGGGCGTAATTGATACGGTTCCTGACGGATACGACTACATTTGCGACCTGGAAAATTGGCGCAGGACGAAAAAGGACGATTACCTCGGGACATGTACCGCAAAGCGTGACGGCGAAATGCGTCGCTATGATGGTTACGGCTACATCTGCAGGGATTCTGTTTGGAGACAGCTTTCCAAGCTGGAGTCGGAACTTGGACTTTGCGAATCGAGTAACCTCGGAAAGTTGAAACTGACGGATACGGGAATCGATTACATCTGCACGGAAAGCGGCTGGAAAACTGCGAGCCTCTCCGAAGTCATGGGCGAGTGCAATGCCAAGAACGAGGGTAAACTCGGTACTTACGGCGGAATCAAGTACTACTGCAATGGCGCGAAGTGGTTGCTCGAAGGTGGCCTTACGGAACTGGGGCAGTGCCTGATTTCCCGGATGGGAACTTTAAAGAAACTGGATGGAATAAGCTATGTGTGTGACAGTTCGGGCTGGCGTTCGCCTCGGTCCCGCGAAACGGTCATAGGAACCTGCACCGCGAAAAACCAGGACTCCGTGAAGGTGAAAAACGACTCCGCCTTTGTTTGCAAGAATGGGTACTGGTCTATGGTGAGCGTGTCGGAATACCTGGGGGCTTGTACCAGCAGCAATGAGGGCGAGGTCAAGTCCTACGCTAAGAAGGATTTTGTTTGCTCCGATACGCGTACTTGGCGTGAGCTGAATGAATTTGAATCGAGAAACGGGGTGTGCGCTCCATCCGTTTACGGAACCATCATACAGGAGGATAGCCGCTATTACTATTGCTATGGTGCCAAGTGGAAACAGGTGAGTACCGCGTTCGGAAAAATGGGAAGTTGTTCGCTGACGGATACGTCTACCTACATCAGGCCGGATTCGGTTTATTTCTGTAGCAAGGGTAACTGGATCTATCTTTCCCCGGCAAACTATCTGGGTGAATGCAATAGTGCTACGCCGCAACAGAAACTTTATGGAAGCATCGTATATTATTGCGATACGACGGCTTCTGCGAACTGGTTCAAGTTGACGGCGAAGGATAGCGTACAGGGGTATTGCAGGACATCGCTCCTAGGCAAAAGCATGACCTACAAGGATTCCCTGTTTATCTGTACGGGAAAATGGAATCCTAAGTCGTGGACTCCGGCAACCGAAAAGGAATTCTTGACCGTCTGCGACGAAAATCGTGACGGGGAGACCTTCTTTAACGGGTTCAACAAATCCAAGTGTGTCAATGGTGAAATTCAGTGTCTCGATCAGAAAATGATGACGGATTCCCGCGACGGTCAGGTGTACAAGTATGTCGAATTGAAAAGCGGTGAAGTTTGGATGAGCGAGGATATGCGCTACAATGGCGTGGATTCTGCCTGGTGCATGGGCGAACTGAATGTTCCGTGTGAAAGCGGAATGCACTATACCTATGCGGCATCGAGAAAGGCGTGCCCTGCGGGTTGGCATATTCCGTCGAAAGACGAATTTATGTACCTGCATCAGATTATGAGGGATGTAAGTTCTGTCTATAACAATGGTGACTATAGTTACGTTTATGGATTGTCGATGCTCTCTAACGCTTTTATACAGTTCTATCGGATGAATGGGATAGAACCGAGAGCTAGGTATATTGACCACAAGGTAAAATCTTATTGGACGTCTGCGGACACGATGGAATATTACTCGTTTACGGATAGGCTGTATTATACGTTCGAGGAAGAACCGATAGGCAACTATGTTCCCCAGGAAACGAGTTTTAAAATTCTTGGACTTTCCGTCCGTTGCAAGAAAGACTAG